The Candidatus Aramenus sp. CH1 DNA segment CTGGAGCGGGTTCAGTCCTTGGTCGAATATTATCAGTGCCATTATTATTGTAAACACTGGTTCCAGCGCAGTTATAATGCTTGCAGTGATGGAGTCAGTGCTCCTCATCCCCTTGTAGAAGAAAAAGTAGGGTATGACAGTTGCGAAGACCCCTAAATACACTCCTCCAACCACGGAACTGAGCGTGACTGGGTACGCCAAGGAAAAGGAGACGAAGGGAAGCGACCAGAGGGACTGGGAGGCTATTATCTCCCAGTCGTTAAAGCCCTTCAGCTGAAGGAGCCTAGAGTACACTATGAGCAACGCGTAAGTCAGCCCGGAGGCCATCCCCAGTAATGTCTCTACCAAGTTTGGGGTACCCTCGTATATTAGGTAGAGGCCGACAACCACTAGTGCAGAGGTGACCAGCTTTAAGGGCGAAGCCCTAGACCCTTCCGTCACCCTTGATATCAGGAAGACCCAAAGGGGAGCTGTGTAGAGGAGC contains these protein-coding regions:
- a CDS encoding EamA family transporter, whose product is MRLKKGFIDLVLSSFFWGTIGIATEFFYERHANAFSMVLFRSVTATVIVIFLVRAKRMVNKWLALMGLVASVFYVTYIYTITVDGPSLSAVLLYTAPLWVFLISRVTEGSRASPLKLVTSALVVVGLYLIYEGTPNLVETLLGMASGLTYALLIVYSRLLQLKGFNDWEIIASQSLWSLPFVSFSLAYPVTLSSVVGGVYLGVFATVIPYFFFYKGMRSTDSITASIITALEPVFTIIMALIIFDQGLNPLQWVGTALILGSVVINGFS